One window from the genome of Rufibacter tibetensis encodes:
- the serS gene encoding serine--tRNA ligase — translation MLQIPVLREQTDLVLAGLQKRNFPNAAQEVQSLLDLDQQRRSLQTERDELLGRANALAKEIGGLMKSGQKEQAEALKSETAELKLKTKALDEEVQNLEQALQQALYKLPNIPHTSVPAGRSAEDNEVVLEHGTIPQLPETAQPHWDLIKQYDIIDFDLGNKITGAGFPVYKGQGARLQRALINFFLDEAFKAGYTEVQPPIMVNEASGYGTGQLPDKEGQMYHATADNLYLIPTAEVPITNLYRDEIIAEGKLPIKNVGYTPCFRREAGSWGADVRGLNRLHQFDKVEIVQIQAPEKSYEALEEMSQYIQGLLQKLELPYRVLRLCGGDMGFTSALTYDMEVYSAAQGRWLEVSSCSNFETYQANRLKLRQRTEGGKPQLLHTLNGSALALPRIVAALLENNQTPEGIRLPKALHAYTGFEMITK, via the coding sequence ATGTTACAGATACCCGTTTTACGCGAGCAAACCGATCTTGTTTTAGCCGGTTTACAGAAAAGAAACTTTCCTAACGCCGCCCAGGAAGTACAATCTTTGTTGGACCTGGACCAACAGAGGCGCTCCCTGCAAACTGAGCGTGATGAGCTCCTGGGCCGGGCTAACGCTTTAGCCAAAGAAATTGGCGGACTCATGAAAAGCGGCCAGAAAGAGCAGGCTGAGGCTTTAAAAAGTGAAACTGCTGAACTTAAGCTGAAAACCAAGGCGTTAGATGAGGAAGTACAAAACCTGGAGCAGGCCCTGCAACAAGCTCTTTACAAACTGCCTAATATTCCGCATACCAGCGTACCCGCCGGCCGTTCCGCCGAGGACAACGAAGTGGTGTTAGAGCATGGGACTATCCCGCAACTACCTGAAACCGCGCAGCCGCATTGGGACCTTATTAAACAATATGACATCATTGACTTTGATTTAGGTAATAAGATTACAGGCGCTGGTTTTCCGGTATACAAAGGCCAGGGAGCCCGTCTGCAACGTGCGCTTATTAACTTCTTTCTGGATGAAGCCTTCAAAGCGGGTTACACTGAGGTACAGCCACCCATTATGGTGAACGAAGCTTCTGGTTATGGCACCGGTCAGCTCCCCGACAAAGAAGGCCAGATGTACCACGCCACCGCCGACAACCTGTACCTGATCCCCACCGCTGAGGTGCCCATCACCAACCTGTACCGTGACGAGATCATTGCTGAAGGCAAGCTGCCCATCAAAAACGTAGGCTACACGCCTTGTTTTAGAAGAGAAGCAGGTTCCTGGGGGGCTGATGTCCGTGGCTTAAACCGCCTGCACCAGTTTGACAAAGTGGAGATTGTGCAAATTCAAGCCCCTGAAAAATCCTACGAGGCACTGGAGGAGATGAGCCAGTACATTCAGGGCTTACTGCAGAAACTGGAACTCCCTTACCGCGTACTCCGCCTCTGCGGTGGCGACATGGGCTTTACCTCTGCCCTTACCTATGACATGGAGGTGTATTCTGCCGCTCAGGGCCGATGGCTGGAAGTGAGTTCTTGCAGCAATTTTGAAACGTACCAAGCCAATAGATTGAAGCTTCGTCAGCGTACTGAGGGTGGGAAGCCGCAATTGCTGCATACCTTGAACGGCAGTGCCTTGGCATTGCCACGTATTGTAGCTGCCTTGCTGGAAAACAACCAGACTCCTGAGGGCATCCGGTTGCCAAAGGCGTTGCATGCGTATACTGGTTTTGAAATGATCACTAAGTAA
- a CDS encoding glutaredoxin family protein: protein MAAKPILYGADWCKKTIAIQDYFKTHDLAYDYINVEQSDEAMQAIQDMNRSKVRFPMVVVGEQKPMKNPSPEELDAALAENQ from the coding sequence ATGGCTGCTAAACCCATTCTCTACGGCGCTGACTGGTGCAAGAAAACCATCGCCATTCAGGACTACTTCAAAACGCATGACTTGGCTTACGACTACATCAACGTAGAGCAAAGTGACGAAGCCATGCAGGCCATCCAGGACATGAACCGCAGCAAAGTCCGCTTCCCTATGGTAGTGGTAGGAGAGCAGAAGCCCATGAAAAACCCCTCTCCTGAAGAGTTAGATGCCGCACTAGCAGAAAACCAGTAA